The Salvia miltiorrhiza cultivar Shanhuang (shh) chromosome 2, IMPLAD_Smil_shh, whole genome shotgun sequence DNA window TAGGGCATttaaagagatttttttttcaatgctCAAACCTTTTATTATAAGAGAAAAGGTAATCATGTTTTTATGGATTTAATGACTTTCTGGCATGTAAACTACTTTTAGGAGGTAACTACCATCTCTATGTgaatataacattttaaaataatagaaggAAACCTGTGAGTCCCGTTGAATGTTTGTCGTGTCACTCATTATAGCCTTGGCGATCCCAAAATCTATTAGCTTCAGGGAACCTCTCACCAGAAGAAAATTAGCTGGCTTCAGATCAGAATGCACGATACGTTCCTCATGAATAGTGTTTACTGCTTGCAGTATTTGCTGCATCATGATATGAAGTGAAATGTTAATATACTTATATCTTGCTTGAATCTTTGGCAACCAGTTTCGTGAGGAAGTATAGAGGTAATGAAGCAAATGAAGGAATGGATTTCGTGAAGGACCTGCCAATAAAAGCGGAGCCAGTTCTCATCTATGGTTGCATTAGAACCATCCAGTTCCTTCCATTTCTGAGCTAGCATGTGGGCTAAATCAATTTCTCCATATTCAAGTACCATGTATATAAACCCATCATCTCTAACCCTGCCTTCCTTATTACTCATTGAACCATGCATCACTTCCTTGAGTAAAGTCTTATCTGTCACCTAAAAGTACAACTAGATATAAGTTTGTATCTTGTACATGTGATATTAGTTCACATAAAAGAAAGTAGCAcgaagaagaagagaatatGCATAAACTTTTCATAACAAgaagttcttacactttaaaGCATAAACTTCAGTAAAAGCCTTCCTTGCTTCTCACGGAACATTTTATGTCTACGCAGGGGACCTTATATTAGTGTTTTAGTTTCTCACATCAACTTTGTCACCAATTTGTTCAGAAACCTTAGCAACAGTTCCAACATGTGTCCCTCAGGACTGCATttcactaaaaaaaattatcatctgCATTCATATAGATTTGATTTCAACGCATTCTGATGTATTTTGGCAATTCTTTACAGTGAGTGAACTTGTTGAGCAGTTAACACTGCATCATTCATATTCACATAAACAAAACCAAGCTTGTTCTCTATATTCATAGTGGAACACTTGAAGGATACAGAGGAAACAAAAATTGCTGCATCCATTTCAATAAGTTGACGTTAACATGTAACACTTATGGTGTCACACCTGTGACCTCACCAGGGTTATACTTATTTGGGAGAGTGAAGCACAATGGTTACATTCCTCAATATTTTTGTAACAAATCGAGTGGATTAAGGAGCTCTTAGCTAATAGGCAAAACCATCAAACTAAGCATGACAGCAGAGGAAAAAATGTGTTGTCTAGCTAAAATCTAGTTAAACTTGTCCATGATAAGGTTATGATTATAAATTTAAAGTTTAAAGCTATCTTTCAGAACAAACCAAACAAGGAGGACATCAGGATCATAAAAATAAACTATTTAAGGGTATTCATTCAAGCTTACTTTCAGCATGCAAAAATGTTCCGACACATAAATTAATACTCCACTTGATATTCAAATTACATCTGTAGCCTAACAAGTTTGAAGTGGTATAAATACTCATAGCTAGTAATTGATAGAGATAGTACCTCATAATCAACCAGCTGAATGATGTTGTTCTTCCCCCTCAGTTTGTTTAAGTACTCTATTTCTTGGCAGAATCCAAATGCCGTGGCATAGTCACGGCCTTTAAGTTTTATCTtcttcaaggcataaattgtgCAATCTGATGATATAACTTTATGGACCTCACTACTTCCACCACTACCTATCTTGCCAAGTCTTTGATAGAGCTTCCCATTAACTTTGAAAAATAAGTCAGGATCATAACCCTTCTTACGAGAAGTTGATGTTGCTTTACCAGTAGCACCTCTTTCTAGTTTCTCTGACTTGGAATTTTCCAATTTCATATCTGATGGAGGTACATCTGGTGGTGGAAGTTGAGATTTTTCATTGGGAGCATCTCCTTTGACTGGAATGCTGTTGTCTACTTGAGGGGAATCTTTAGTAATACTATAATCATGTGGTGAACTAGTCTGGAACTCCTTACATGGACCAGATGATTTATTGACTTCCATTGCAGTTGCAAGAGCAGAGCTGACAGCTTGAGAAGTTACGGCTGACTGAGAAGCTGATTCTCCTACAGCATTCTTGGATAAAGAACATGATGGCTGAACAACGTCCATTTGCCCTTCATTTTCTTCAGCTGGCCCAGTGCCCAATTGAGAACCACTTGCTAGAGATTGCAAGCAATAAGTTGTTGAACTAATCATAGGAGCAGAGCTTGAGTTCATTAGCGTTGAAGTAACACAAGAAGATCCAATCAATGAAGACTGTGTCATGGCATTATTCAAATCATTCTGTAAAAAACTTCCAAACTGGTGGAGCTGATCATGAACACCCATTGTCCTTCCAGTCAATAGAGAAGAAATACCGCCCTCAGACCTAAGACTGTTTTCCATTTCCATGCTTTGAAAATTATGATTTCTCCAGTCCTGATTGACAGCAGCTGAAGTATCCACTTGATTACCCATACCCGTCTCTGTTTCTGTCAATGCAATTGAATCCATATGAGACAATAAATTATCTGTTCCAGTAACCATTTGATCATCGGCCCCTGCATAGACAATTTGCAGTATCTGCTATAAATTGTGAACTGCTACTAACCCCTAGTTTTACCACACTACTTGACATCCATTTACATAATAGTTTTAGTTAGTTAACTCATTTTTCATAATCAAACATGCAAAACATTCTGAGATCTCATTGAAGCGTTACttaaaaaatacaatttataatTACCAAGAGATGTGGCAATGGCATCGCTGGAAAAATGAACCTTCCTCTGAACTTCCCCTAGAGCATTCCCAGGGCCTGGTTCCAATGAAGCAACTGCATCATTGATCTGAGGCCTAGTAGGCTGGTCTCTCTGAGTATTGAAAAGCTTAATATTTACATCATGTGGATCTACAGTGGTAAACCCTTCTGAAGGTGGAGATGGAGTTATTGGAACATTGTCGTGATTGTACGCACTGCCATATAGCATGGGCTTGGGCTTTGGAACGGAACTCCTTAATCCCTGACTCTGCAGGATATCCTCTTTGCATTTTACGGAATCAAATCTTGATTGTGGTTTTATACTTGATTCTTTTGGAGGCTCTCGTTGAGGAACCACATTTCTTCTCGGTCTATGCATTACAGCTAATTGTCAATGCAAACAAATCCAATACAAACGATTAGCAAAGCTAAATTGATAATGCACCAAACAAACTTACCTTACTCTACGACAGCGAAGAAATAGTAGTATACCAGTAACTATAGGCAAACTAAGTACCACAAACATCAACTACAAGCACCGGAGATCAACTAAAGATTGTGATATCCCTTTTTATAAAATGCTTCATAAATCACTACCTAAATCAACATTTGAATCATGAAGCTAGCTTGAAGCAAAATTAGAGTTTAATTATAAGACTAGGGTACTACAGTTAAAGCATGAGGTAGAACACCTTAAAGATCGTatctttgaaaaagaaaatctcGTTGAACTAGATTTTTAATATAATGCAGAATCCACTGAAGTAAGTGGAAACTAATAAAAATGTAATTCACGAAGTAGAAATGAAAACTCCAGCATATTCAACCCGTCTACAGTCAGAACTATCCAAATCGTCGCTGCAAGGTAACACAACAGGATACAGCATAATATCCCAAATTTGTTTTacgatctttgctgtatttgattCCTGATTTGTCTTAATTCGTATATTCTCCGTTAAATTGGAGTCATAGCAGATCAGCAGGAGTCATGCTTAAAACCCTAATGCCCATAGCCACACACATTAGCACTAACAGACTATACCTACGGGACGGTGCCGTTTGAAGGCGGCTTGAATATCGCGAACGAAGTCGGGAGGGGACTGCGATGAGGACGACGTCGAGTTGTAGGTGGAGCTGGTGTTGAAGGAACGACTGAGATTAATCGAGTCAGGGTTGATGGTAATCGGACGGCTCTGCTTGGGGTTGAAGAACTTCGCCTCGGCAGGTGGGGCCGGAAGGTCAGGCTCCCCTTCCATCGATCAATCGCTCAAGCATTTCTGATTCTCGACGAATATTTGCTGAGAAGACCACATTCACGGAGATGCATCCATTACAGCACTCTGCACTGTGTGTgagcgtgtgtgtgtgtgtgtgagagagagagagagggagatgattTTGAAATTTCGCAAAGGCGCTCTCTGCTGCTTGTCTgcttatttgttttattttattgttaatcTATTTTGATATCGGCTGTCTGAGGCCCAACATATTTTGGCCCATTATAAATTGGGCCTTTTAAACATAAAACTAAAGGCCCAATTAGTCATCAAACATATTCAAAGGGCTCTCTACTTTTCTTCGTCTTCGCCAGTTACGAACAGAGACGCCGTTTTCAGGCATTTGGAGGTCACTGCGTGCTACAATACGCCGGGTGCGTACTTCCCTCCCTTCTCTATTTACAgttcccttttctttttcttttttttcttaacACTTTTATGCTGCCAATGTTTTGActttgaaataaattgaatttacccttataattttttatttatttttttctgttttGGATGATGATAAGCACTTCGATTTTCTTTAGTCAGATATGTAATCTGTTTTTAATTTCTAGTTTTAGTTTTTCGACTATGGATTGAATGATGCtatctttcttttattttgattgAATAATCTCTGTATAAGGTATTACTGCCGCAAAAAGGCTACTAATTTGATTTTAAGAagttgggagttgtgaaaataGATGTGTTATTATGTCCGTTGATTATGTTTTAAGAGAAGCAATGAGCTGAGCAAAAATTGTGTAACAaaatagggtttagggtttagggtatATCGAAAAACTACTTAGAATAACGAAATACTCCAGATTGTATTTGTTGAGAAGTGTAAAATTGTATGGATCATTGCTTTTGATGATTTATGGCACTGACCAGTCTATTCAAATTGTTATTAGAATTTGTAGAAGTGATAGTTGAAGTTTGATATTAGGTATTCTTGAGTGAGTGAAGCCCCAAAAACAGCAGGGGAGACCAAGAATGAGACTCTTAACTCATAATATGTTATCATCAAACATCAAAGGTGTTACCAATGGATTCCCGCTTCGGATTGAGGTGGAGAAAATGGTGGAGAAGGAGGTGGAGTTGAACGCGGACTTCCTCCGGAACATGTTTGCCAAGGTTGAGTGGAAGGCACTCGTGGAGGCCTCAAAAACCTTGGGGTATACTGAGCTACCCGACAATGCTGAACCCTCCATGCTCGACTCTGATGAGTTCCTGCACAGGTTCCACCACGCCCTCCTCGAGCTCCACCTTGAGGAGGGCGCATTGGTCTGCCCTGAGACTGGCCGGAAATTCCCGGTCAACAAAGGGATCCCTAATATGCTGCTTCATGAAGACGAGGTTTGATTGCTGCCTTTGCTGAACGTATGTCCTTGTATGGTCGTGTTTAGGAATATATTTGTCGATGTTAGGATGTAAGAGCAAGTTGGTAGGGTTGTGAAGAAACATGACAGATAATTTGAATGGTTTTGTGCTTGTTGAGAAATTTTCAAACGAGTTCTTGTTTTCTTTGAGAGTCGTCTTGTTTGGAGAGTTTCGACATCGTATTTATTGCTCAAGGGGGATCTCTGAATTTGTCAAAATAGAGACTATTTTGATGAATGATTCAGTTCTGTGGTATAGTTGTGTTTGAGAGATGGGATAGCTTCATGATCATGATCCTTAGGTAAATCACGTGTTTTACTATAATCAATGATTTGTTGGATTTGAAATTCATATTTTTCGTGTCAGATTTTTTAATCTCCAGTTATTTTAGTGACTCTTTTCCGACGGTTTATTTGTCATGATTCTTACATTTACAAGGCATATAAATTACTGACACTGTGttagttttataattttttttatttattggtaTGCGTCTTTAAACGAGTGAGTTCATCGATCTCCATTTTATCGAGGCTGAATTTCAATGATACTTATCCTCTGGTATTCGGTTTTAAATTTGTACTATAAAAGAAATGTTCAtaacatttttaatattttctatgttagattcttcaaaaaaaaaagttttgatGTCCGAGAACCATATTTGAGATATAACTTATTTACCCAAATAATGATAATAAAGAACTTAAGTGACTTCCAATATGTTAAATATTTGTAGTGACCCCAACTAAGGAGATGTACATTGAAAagttaaaaagtaaaataaagaaaaaaaaaaaaaactcagctCTGTTAAGTATTTTGCATAAAATATTGGTGGAGACTCGaagttatatatattattttccaTAAGTTTACTCATTTTTCACTAGACTTTTTAATTAATCTTCTCAGTAATAGAGTACCCATCTTTTTATCATTGTAGTATTCATTCGTGGATAATTCGGAACTAAGGTTTATGATGATTATCCTTTGATGAGGAATTATCAGAAATATTATTCCAAATTAAGCAAGACATTCTCACGAATTACGGTCTACTTATTCTGGTCATAACacattaaaaatcaaaataatttatttgattttttttttcagaattaCGAGAGAgatctattatataatcaaataatcgCACGCAGGTGGAACTACTACCGACACAAAAATGGAAAAACTACCCAAATGAAAAAACTACATGTACAGACAGacgagattgaacccaagacatCTCACAAATACGAGTATTTAAGTGTCTCAGTTTTACCACTTGAGTTAAGTCTAATTggctaaaaaaaatcaaaatcaaaatcaacatAACTACAAATACAATATCAcaaattttgaaagaaaaaaaaacagaaaaaaaatacaaaatatactaTTGTAATTTGTCTTGTTTTACAAATCTCGTCCAATAcaactttttatatttaatttgtcaAATTTACTACCGAAACTTTGTATATACTTAAATTTTAGAGTTAATACATCAAAGCATCCATTCCAttattatgattaaaaaaaaaaaaaaaaaccttaaaaCTTAACCAATTTTATGAAAGAAGATAATTTTTCAAAACATATAATATTTCTAATactaaattcaagttttaaaacttgaattcttAACCAACACTAGCGGTTGGTTGtgaaattcaaactttaaaactcgagTTTACAACTagttgttggttgtgaatttaagctttaaaactagaatttacaACCAACATTATTATTGGTTGTAAAATATAGAACAACTAGTTATTAATGAGATGAAAGCGTAGCGCGGAGTCAAACCTAAGGTGGCGACGCGGCGAGGAGAATCTAGGCGGCATTCCACATCGACGGAGAATGAAAGGTGCCACCTCTATTGAATGTTTTCGGTGTACTGAGCTCCGATTCTTggatcttaaaaaaaaaaaaaaacttcgaTTTTTTTTACATAGTAGCAAATTTGTTGATGACGAGATTTTTCATCGACGATACAGAATCGACGCCTGCACCTACAGCTAGAACTGATTCCTTCAACAAAGTGGTCCAATCTCTTTGTGTCTTGGTGTTGGTGCATTTATtcaaatgaataaaaacttgCCTTGTCGAGATATTGATTCCTTCGCACAATAATTTTCGACTGAGTTGTATGAATGAACATTTGGAGcttacatcatcatcatctaattttccttttatttgtGAAAGGAATAGCCTTTACGACTGCCCCTGGATTTACTTCTTATTGTCTTTGAATTGAATCTGTTGGTGGCGTTGAGATACATCAGGCAAGCGGTAGTGACGAGGCAGGGATCCGACAAAGAGAAGTGTGAAAGTAATTTTGAGTAACTTAAGTAGTgtgaaattaattgaaaatgataaatttaaaatttttatatgaaagatAATTGACAAACATGATTTTCGTACATCACTTTCGCATGAACTATTGTCATCTTCCCCCATGATTTGATTGTTCATGTGTGTTTGTATCctaattttaagtttttttgaGATTTGATGCTTGGTGTAGCTTTGAAATGATTTCAAGGAAAATCAAGGATTAGTTGGAAGACTGTGAggacatgagatcgaagtacacctcgagaggaatccgtgagcgtaAAGACGACGGAATCGAAGCtcgaacgagggagaacggaacCGACAAAGCCGGCTGCGCAGGACCCTACGGCCGCGGCAATGAgcagtagcccgcggtcaccacccgcgacCGCAGGGGAGACCGCTGCTCATGTGCCTCGAGTCCAGGGAGTTTCCGTGATCCGGGCCGTGGCCGCGGGCCTTCCACTCCTCCAGACACGGTCCTAATCGTGGTCACTGTCGCGATCGCGGGGAAATGACGAGTTTTCTCCCCCAAGTGGGCCTAGATgcgattttcagcccttaacccCTCTTCTTCCCTCGTTTTTGAGGGATTGATCATTCCCACACATTCAATACTCCCCCAAATCCTCCACAAAagaaccctagcctccattaaaACTTCCAACTACCATTTGAAGAGCATTAAAGAGGAGTGAAAGAGAAGATTGAAGGAAGCCCCATAAATAGAATTTGTCACCTCTCACTCTCTCTTTTCTTTATGTACACCTTTGAGTTAGGTATGTTGATtatgaacatgttaggctaaaatcctcctttgatttggggattatgCTATATGGATGATgtaattgattgattattttgctcaatatatgtcttgattgtCCCATtttcattatcttttcaagccctagtttTATCTATTGCATGAATTGTTGGTCACTCTTtatgcatttctcatttttaatttgaatCGGAAGAGGATGATTacaatcactacaaaaaaagcgctgattaccgacggctaaatgccgtcggtaaaaaaagacggccgccggtaaatagtgttaccggcggcgataacggcggcaatctcccgccgctaaacggttcgtcggcaacgacaataacggcggcgaacatccgccgtcggcagttgtcgccgttaaacggcggagcctagccggagaaatagcggcggcagacaccgccgctagttaccgagggctatcttgccgtcggtagagagccaccggagtccggctgACCCTGCCggaaaactaccgacggcgagtaccgccgctaactagcggcggcgaatcgccgtcggtaaaaaTCTACCGCCGGCCGGTGGTTCACGCCGGAGGatggccgggtatttaccgaggggaaattgccgtcggtaactaccgacggcgttttgcccacggtaatagtttttattttatttttttattttattttattttattttattttatttatttatttatttatttattttattgtatattgtatatccacaatttatttccgtatttatacggtattgcatactttagacgaacttcccagtcggcgacccgacttcccagtgggtcacccatcttgcttgtgctatgtgtcaagcacgcttaactttgaaattcttttcgagtgatcaccagtacagaacactcgtattattgatatatctacatctattaattcatttaaatgctatatactcactcatataattataatctttgaatatgtggagataataccttaaatatgttgttaattagtgagcgagttcgtttcggtccttatttttatcgtcggtaaaatatttaattaatatttaataattaattaattaattaattaattaattttttttttttttaacattaatacaccaaaagtgttttaatttggttattataatgtgatttgaatttatttgtttatgttaaatgcaatcatcatcatcattgccataaatatataaaacatttatagttttaataattaaagcacttgaaatatatagttcaataaaacataaatttgaaaagaaagtgcaaatgtaattttgtttgaaaacataaacataagtctaagcatcatcatcatcatcatcatcggcatcagggtGTGGAGGTGGCGGAGCCTTATACATCatcataaacgcctccaattgagccacgcggtcctgcatctgttggcgttctgcttgctctgccgccatgcgctcctctatctgttggcgttgtgcttgctctgccgccaatcgctcctccagcgtggagatccgtgtctcataaagctgctgagacaccgcagaagtgcccgtgctgcggatagaccccctactagcctgactctgcccggcactcccgacgccgtagatccgtgacctatcaatttgcaccacctccaaatacacctcgtctagccgctcctgtcgtcctgtggcagcggccagtcgatgaacctcggcctaatacatacataacaatgcataattgttagaaaataaatacattcactaaatatttgaataaacttaaacacttacgtcaattctagcatctctctccgacgtataacttccgtcggcgtacgtgtggaggcggaggaaggtggcatagttcggtgcatcctggggagtaccaggatccaagctctgtatatgcatttatataagataaataagttatattagtcaatatattaatttaatttatatacttaattatttgttaattacataccatatactgctgcaggatacgagtcgactgggacccgcccacgtgcctactgatccctgtaccctccccatcgggatcggacatccggttggcacgaGCTCGAGttgaaacagcctcaacctcgggctgatgccagtaatcccggagtccagtccagaaatcgggagtcatccagacgggcctagacatctctctcccttggctgatacactgcttgagagttgacttgtagtcgctcatcatgtcggagtaccttttgcgggcttttgtctcccacatgatcctcacgtcatgctcatatatggccacgttgcgggatgttaattctctgaagaagaaacttaactctgtaattgcctcccaaacattcttaggaagaagttctttaaatgcaacaggcagaaggatttgcatgaacacgtgacagtcgtgacttttcatgttgtgcatcttcagggcgttcatgtcaacgcatctactaatatttgacacgtacccatcgggaaacttaagactcttgatccattggagtaagatcttcttctcttccctgtcaagcgtataacatgctttcggataccctcgagttccatccactttcttcaactctttccgcttgcagaaggtgttcaattattctctagatttttctgtatcttttgtcttccccttcacattcaggacagtattaaacacgttatcaaacacatttttctcaatgtgcataacatccagattatgtcgaatcaaaagatatctccaatagggtagatcccaaaatatgcttttctttttccaccctacatcttgatatttggcgagttgagcgttcctgccatcgaagtcttcggtaaccttcacgaagcctaacccctcgatttgattcaagatttgtattcctgatctttgttctggtggaccaacattgcatgtcttattcctcaagaatgaagttttgtttctcctaaacacatggttaggaggtaagaacttccgatgattatcaaaccacgattgttttccactcatcggcaaagtgaatgcttctgtattctccatgcaatgtggacatgccaatttcccagctgtaccccacccagacaacatagcgtacgctggaaaatcactgatagtccatatcagagctgctcgcatctggaaattttgcttcaacgatatgtcgtaagtgttcacaccaacctcccacagagattttaactcgtgtatcaatggctgtaagaatacgtccaacttcatctttgggtttgatgggccaggcacgaggactgtgaggaacatgaattgttctttcatgcacaaccacggaggcaggttatacggcgtgacaataactggccaagaagaatattgacgccctgattgtgcaaatggggcaaaaccatctgtagagaggcccaacCTCACATTTCTAATCTCatcggcgaatccaggaaagactgaattcaaatgtttccatgccggagagtcggccgggtggcgcattatcccatcgtctgtggaggtcgcatgccaccgcatatgttcagcagttgcaggagatgcaaacaatctctgcaatcggggcgtcaagggaaaatagtgcatctgtttagcgggcacttgtttctttctgcgactcccagatgcacgcaagctgtccttatatcgtgattggtcacagaacatacaactatgtagctcactagtttccccccaatacaacatgcagttattaacacagcaatcgatcttctctactggcaaacccaaaccacgtagatttcttttcgtactatagaagtcttctggacagttgttaccctctggtaaagcagctttcatcatcgaagacatctgattgtaagtcctctctgacatgtggctttcagtctttatgctcatgaattgagtcatccaacttaattgtgagtacgtgtcacatcctgcgtacaatggagtatccgctgcatccaacatattataaatctgttgagcgtcattattgggcggctgctccagatttggaggatcttgataattactaggtccagcatggtcatgcaccatcctttcgtagttattatataatccatcatcctcattcattatagcatgttctctcggcaagacagcggtgcttccccgtgacaaacccaaactttgtaattcaggacaaatccacgcctactaacatgttctctgaccgtaggtacatctaaatacgcttgattcttgcacttcttacacgggcacctaatgttaccttgtccatctgtgtacgccgtttgattgaacgcccactcaaggaaaaactcaagccccgtttcaaatgcggtacgatcattgtatctcgcgtacatccacgtacgattatcactcattcttgcaaattctaattgaaaaaaacaaataaaacataataaattacttgaaatctaacaaaatttcgacagcataaccccactatcctaactaccaagtgctcgactctaccagcaactatagtgaccatagtggtcctaatttactaagcctatactaggtctacccgaccccccaatgtcgaagcaataatacaatacaaataaaagcaataaaaatcatggtaattaaattaaaaacaatcatttgtagggagaagatccttaagaaataatcaatttctatcccaaagggagaagatccttaagaaattgattaaatctatcccacaatatatatatatatataataatataacatttcataaacacatagcacataacattgaatttaacaaaattatccaacatatataaattattctaacaaacaacttaaactaattgattaaaattaatataatttaaaattaatcatgcttcataatttaaaatttaactaACAACATCATATATTAAatggattaatataatttaaaattaatcatgcttcatataatttaattataaacaaaatctattataaattaattaactatatataacaaataattaaatctatttaattaatatataattaaatacataaataaattcataattaaataattaaataaataaattagagagcgtacggtggtggtttccggtgggtgtcgtgaagaaggcggtgaaacgaggtcgtcgaactacaataaat harbors:
- the LOC131011959 gene encoding multifunctional methyltransferase subunit TRM112 homolog A-like produces the protein MRLLTHNMLSSNIKGVTNGFPLRIEVEKMVEKEVELNADFLRNMFAKVEWKALVEASKTLGYTELPDNAEPSMLDSDEFLHRFHHALLELHLEEGALVCPETGRKFPVNKGIPNMLLHEDEV